One stretch of Miscanthus floridulus cultivar M001 chromosome 18, ASM1932011v1, whole genome shotgun sequence DNA includes these proteins:
- the LOC136520842 gene encoding large ribosomal subunit protein uL2m-like, producing MARQSALSLVKDQAKVGALKRLTLSSSKTAGRNSSGRITSYHRGGGAKRLQRKVDVKRGTSSLGIVERIEYDPNRSSSIALVRWVQGVHFRRPKTLQEPSAKPPVLEYVTADVSSRFSLAPLSARVLMEKEAAALYSSLGNGDIASRKSGGSLPRIALAGAKPTFYAQVRGNEEEKQTFSLSGIQKWAADDALWTQRMKRQAALSWQNDLKKKPLLQTQANRFSSLTAKSIGMSKGPKGKADCVPVSYILASHQCMPGSTVMNYDSSKPSKSTSSSPYSSANQFDIIDLNSKVGNCIPLANARIGTWVHDIECRPGQGGKMVRAAGTYAKVVQEPGAHCVLRLPSGAEKIVDSKCRATIGIVSNPSHGTRKLRKAGHSRWLGRRPVVRGVAMNPVDHPHGGGEGRTKGGRPSVSPWGKPTKAGYRSPNVASRKAS from the coding sequence ATGGCACGTCAGTCCGCGCTCTCGCTCGTGAAAGATCAGGCGAAGGTGGGTGCGCTGAAGCGTCTGACTCTGAGCTCGTCCAAGACGGCAGGCCGGAACTCGTCCGGGCGCATCACCTCTTACCACCGTGGCGGAGGGGCCAAGAGGCTGCAGAGGAAAGTCGATGTGAAGCGTGGCACCTCTTCCCTGGGCATTGTGGAGCGGATCGAGTATGACCCGAATCGCTCCTCTAGCATTGCTCTGGTGCGATGGGTCCAAGGGGTGCATTTCCGCCGTCCCAAGACTCTACAAGAGCCCAGTGCCAAGCCACCGGTCCTGGAATATGTCACTGCTGATGTCTCCAGTCGGTTTTCCCTTGCTCCATTGTCTGCTAGAGTGCTTATGGAAAAGGAAGCTGCTGCACTGTACTCTTCTTTGGGCAATGGAGATATTGCATCTCGTAAATCGGGTGGGAGCTTGCCTAGGATAGCATTAGCTGGTGCGAAGcccactttctatgctcaagTCAGaggaaatgaagaagaaaaacagACCTTCTCTCTTTCTGGAATTCAAAAATGGGCAGCGGATGATGCGCTTTGGACACAGAGAATGAAGCGCCAAGCTGCTCTCTCTTGGCAGAATGATCTCAAGAAGAAACCTTTGCTTCAGACACAGGCTAACCGCTTCAGTAGCTTGACAGCAAAGTCTATTGGTATGAGTAAAGGGCCAAAGGGAAAGGCTGATTGTGTACCAGTATCTTATATATTGGCCAGTCACCAGTGCATGCCAGGTAGTACAGTGATGAACTATGACTCCTCGAAACCTTCTAAGAGTACATCCTCGTCGCCATATTCCTCAGCTAATCAGTTTGATATAATTGATCTCAACTCAAAGGTTGGGAATTGCATACCACTAGCCAATGCAAGAATTGGAACATGGGTGCATGATATTGAATGTCGTCCTGGTCAGGGTGGGAAGATGGTTCGAGCAGCTGGTACATATGCTAAAGTAGTACAGGAGCCAGGTGCACATTGTGTTCTGCGTCTTCCTTCAGGTGCTGAGAAGATTGTCGATTCGAAATGTCGTGCTACAATTGGTATAGTCTCCAATCCAAGCCATGGCACACGCAAGCTAAGGAAAGCAGGGCATAGCCGGTGGTTGGGCAGACGCCCTGTTGTCCGTGGTGTTGCTATGAATCCTGTGGATCATCCCCATGGTGGAGGCGAGGGGCGTACCAAAGGAGGCAGGCCTTCAGTTTCTCCTTGGGGAAAGCCCACTAAAGCAGGGTACCGGTCACCAAATGTGGCCAGCCGTAAAGCTTCTTAG